A window of the Mucilaginibacter sp. cycad4 genome harbors these coding sequences:
- a CDS encoding sigma-70 family RNA polymerase sigma factor: MVADGTSDEPILGNQLEPDRWSDCYSVYLHEYARRKINDEDLVKDLVQDTFLTAIEQIPTFSNRSSEKTWLTGILKIKIFLVYRKKANERVVLSDSLKNVAIKEHEDNSAEEYKRSSVVYADEQFDKEEFMAVLCKGVKKIPGVWREVFILKYIEEQKAAEICHALNLSDTQYWMICHRLRVNLKAYLVKTGFEGWSI; encoded by the coding sequence ATGGTCGCAGATGGAACCTCAGATGAGCCAATTTTAGGTAACCAATTGGAGCCCGATCGGTGGTCCGATTGTTATTCAGTTTATCTCCATGAGTATGCTCGGCGTAAGATCAATGATGAGGATCTGGTCAAAGACTTGGTCCAGGATACCTTTCTGACAGCCATTGAGCAGATCCCGACTTTTTCAAACCGCAGTAGTGAAAAGACCTGGCTAACCGGGATTTTAAAGATTAAAATATTTTTAGTTTACAGGAAAAAAGCAAATGAACGCGTAGTCTTAAGCGACTCGCTGAAAAATGTTGCGATAAAGGAACACGAAGATAATAGCGCGGAGGAATATAAAAGAAGCAGCGTGGTTTATGCAGATGAGCAATTCGATAAAGAAGAGTTTATGGCGGTACTTTGCAAGGGTGTAAAAAAGATACCCGGTGTCTGGCGTGAGGTTTTTATTCTAAAATATATAGAAGAGCAAAAAGCGGCGGAAATTTGCCACGCGCTAAACTTAAGTGATACCCAATACTGGATGATCTGTCACCGGCTGCGGGTAAATTTGAAAGCCTATTTAGTGAAGACAGGATTTGAGGGATGGTCTATCTAG
- a CDS encoding alpha/beta hydrolase, whose translation MNHIIKMLKTKTILSFIAAYFLLAGNLQAQGLHQTAKTKFLTVNGIKYAYRTYGQKSGLPLVLLPHFVGTMDDWDPSLTNELAKTHLVVIFDNKGVGGSGGETPSSITQMSEDAVAFIKALGYQKVDLLGFSMGGFIGQQIAIDHPGLLRRLILSGTAPRGGDIADNTPVIENKEKKTAEQMREFLFFTGTDNGIKESKAFWKRIQERKVDRDPDTKVPAILAQNKAIQDYTAEKDASFNAIKKITIPVLIVNGAHDRMDPPSNSLVMVTHMPNAKMIIYPDAGHGSLFQYSQDFAKQVNSFLK comes from the coding sequence ATGAACCACATCATCAAAATGCTGAAAACTAAGACGATATTATCCTTTATCGCGGCGTATTTCCTGCTGGCCGGTAACCTGCAAGCCCAGGGGCTGCACCAGACCGCTAAAACAAAGTTTTTAACTGTAAACGGAATAAAATATGCCTACCGCACTTACGGGCAGAAATCCGGACTTCCTTTGGTTTTACTTCCGCACTTCGTGGGAACGATGGACGACTGGGATCCTTCGCTGACCAACGAACTGGCCAAAACGCACCTAGTGGTTATTTTTGACAATAAAGGCGTCGGCGGTTCCGGCGGTGAAACGCCGTCAAGCATTACACAAATGTCAGAAGATGCGGTGGCCTTTATCAAAGCACTTGGATATCAGAAAGTCGATCTGCTTGGTTTCTCCATGGGCGGTTTTATCGGTCAGCAGATTGCCATCGATCATCCCGGACTTTTGCGAAGGCTGATTCTTTCAGGTACAGCGCCTCGCGGAGGGGATATTGCTGATAATACGCCGGTCATCGAAAATAAAGAAAAGAAGACAGCTGAACAGATGCGCGAGTTTTTGTTCTTTACAGGTACAGATAATGGAATTAAGGAAAGTAAAGCCTTTTGGAAACGCATTCAGGAACGCAAAGTAGACCGTGATCCGGACACCAAAGTTCCAGCCATATTGGCTCAGAATAAAGCGATTCAGGACTATACAGCTGAAAAAGATGCGAGTTTCAACGCCATAAAGAAAATTACGATCCCGGTGCTGATAGTTAACGGAGCCCATGATAGAATGGATCCTCCTTCCAATTCACTGGTAATGGTGACACACATGCCAAATGCTAAAATGATCATTTATCCGGATGCCGGCCACGGTAGCTTGTTTCAGTACAGCCAGGATTTTGCCAAACAGGTTAATAGCTTTTTGAAATAA
- a CDS encoding helix-turn-helix domain-containing protein yields MEAILRSDCPISYALDLFGDKWSLLILRDIMFFDKHTYSEFLNSNEKIATNIARDRLVKLTQNGFISKGDNQQRHWNRPYYLTEKAISLVPVMADLTQWGALFGHTGGMEKMIAQFRGNRNKAIAQLQTRLREKIEVLSESGI; encoded by the coding sequence ATGGAAGCTATATTAAGATCTGACTGTCCAATAAGTTACGCACTCGACCTCTTTGGTGACAAATGGTCACTGCTGATCCTGAGGGATATTATGTTTTTCGATAAGCACACTTATTCGGAATTCCTCAATTCGAATGAGAAGATCGCGACCAATATTGCACGCGACCGCCTGGTCAAACTGACACAAAATGGTTTTATTTCTAAAGGAGATAATCAGCAGCGACACTGGAACAGACCTTATTACCTGACTGAAAAGGCGATTTCTTTAGTTCCCGTAATGGCAGACCTCACGCAGTGGGGCGCATTGTTTGGACATACTGGCGGTATGGAAAAAATGATTGCCCAATTTAGGGGAAACCGCAACAAAGCAATTGCCCAATTACAGACGCGACTGCGTGAGAAAATTGAAGTGTTGTCTGAATCCGGAATTTAG
- a CDS encoding DUF6602 domain-containing protein: protein MINNIAELLEALVKAEREMLSKEDIPHRVTIGDMYEELTAEIIQRSFFDGLNLNVVTGSFIENPVGVYSKEMDVMLIEGEAKRIGRTRRYKVSPDQVIAVIQVKKTLNKQQLSSAYENLKDVYDISEWDQCPTYTQHLWRNSFLQICNKDIVDRQKLRTDFADKTEEQVFHMLALEAAMPIRIVISYEGYKTEHGLRQGVYDFVSDNLSTVDEMKHGYSPLIFPNLIINEGISLIKGNAQPYVGPMIDGQWAFYFSHPKKPMVHLLEVIWTRLTYRFNITSDIFGEDLEIDGLNTLFLANMVNVDGIQAWNIEYVSTSKERLEQEIVIKDWEPVKLSFQEYALIMYLINIGSINNREIKSIFGKDDENFVSDSFLKHLVNSHLIVVDTIGQVSLATTECKTMHIEGNGFFAADDRSGRFSRWLEKMKGTPKPDNT, encoded by the coding sequence ATGATTAATAATATTGCGGAGCTTTTAGAAGCACTCGTGAAAGCCGAGAGAGAAATGCTATCAAAAGAAGATATTCCGCATCGCGTTACCATAGGCGATATGTATGAGGAGCTAACGGCCGAAATAATCCAAAGGAGCTTTTTTGATGGACTTAATTTAAATGTTGTAACGGGATCGTTTATTGAAAACCCTGTGGGTGTATACTCCAAGGAAATGGATGTGATGTTGATTGAAGGTGAAGCTAAGCGAATTGGACGGACGCGGAGATATAAAGTTTCTCCCGATCAAGTAATCGCCGTTATTCAAGTAAAAAAAACCTTAAACAAACAGCAATTATCAAGTGCTTATGAAAACCTAAAAGACGTTTACGACATTTCAGAATGGGATCAGTGTCCCACATATACTCAACACCTTTGGCGAAATTCGTTTCTTCAAATTTGTAATAAAGATATTGTTGATAGGCAAAAGTTGAGGACAGATTTTGCCGACAAAACGGAAGAACAAGTATTTCATATGCTGGCATTGGAGGCAGCTATGCCAATTAGAATCGTAATAAGCTATGAGGGTTATAAAACCGAACATGGACTGAGGCAGGGAGTTTACGATTTTGTTTCAGACAACCTTTCGACGGTAGATGAGATGAAACACGGTTATTCGCCATTGATTTTTCCAAACTTAATTATTAATGAAGGGATTAGTTTAATAAAAGGAAATGCACAACCTTATGTTGGACCTATGATCGATGGACAGTGGGCTTTTTACTTTTCACATCCTAAAAAACCAATGGTTCACCTCTTAGAAGTCATCTGGACACGTCTTACTTATAGGTTTAATATCACATCTGATATCTTTGGGGAAGATTTGGAAATTGATGGTCTAAACACTCTTTTTCTTGCTAATATGGTAAATGTTGATGGCATACAAGCATGGAACATTGAATACGTTTCCACCAGCAAAGAACGACTTGAGCAAGAAATCGTGATCAAAGATTGGGAACCGGTAAAGTTAAGTTTTCAGGAATATGCTTTGATAATGTACTTGATTAATATCGGTAGTATAAATAATCGAGAGATCAAAAGTATCTTCGGGAAAGACGATGAAAATTTTGTTAGTGATAGTTTTTTAAAACACCTGGTAAATTCTCATTTAATTGTTGTAGATACAATAGGTCAAGTGTCCTTAGCGACCACTGAATGCAAAACCATGCACATAGAAGGAAATGGGTTTTTCGCCGCAGATGACCGCTCTGGCAGGTTCAGTCGATGGCTCGAAAAAATGAAAGGGACACCAAAACCAGATAATACCTGA
- a CDS encoding helix-turn-helix transcriptional regulator has translation MKILIHFESDIYSKALKSNYDHLKEGFGTNLKKIRNAKKLSLRALAAKCDLDDSQISKIENATWDVQLSTIFELAKGLEVEPKELLDFKI, from the coding sequence ATGAAAATATTAATTCATTTTGAGTCTGATATTTACAGCAAAGCATTGAAAAGTAATTACGACCACTTGAAAGAAGGTTTTGGAACAAATTTGAAAAAGATCCGAAATGCTAAAAAGCTTTCGCTAAGAGCGCTTGCGGCTAAATGTGATCTTGACGATAGTCAAATCTCAAAAATTGAGAATGCTACATGGGATGTTCAACTATCGACAATTTTTGAACTTGCAAAGGGTTTGGAAGTCGAACCAAAGGAATTACTAGACTTTAAAATTTAA
- a CDS encoding DUF1810 domain-containing protein gives MSQENLSHFVKAQQGIYQNALKEIKGGRKRSHWMWFIFPQIDGLGFSEMSKRYSIQDIREAEAYLAHPILGVRLIAISRELLNLSGSDARIIFGSPDDMKLRSSMTLFSCIPGSDEVFGLVLKKFFDGNKDPHTLALLK, from the coding sequence ATGTCGCAAGAAAATCTTAGTCATTTCGTGAAAGCACAGCAGGGCATTTACCAGAATGCATTAAAAGAAATCAAGGGTGGCAGAAAGCGAAGCCACTGGATGTGGTTTATTTTTCCGCAGATCGATGGCCTGGGTTTTTCAGAGATGTCGAAGCGTTATAGTATACAAGATATCAGGGAGGCTGAAGCTTATCTGGCTCACCCAATATTGGGTGTAAGGTTGATTGCAATTAGTCGGGAACTGCTCAACCTGTCCGGATCGGATGCAAGGATAATTTTTGGTTCACCGGATGATATGAAACTACGTTCCTCGATGACATTATTCAGCTGTATTCCCGGGTCTGATGAAGTATTCGGTCTTGTACTGAAGAAGTTTTTCGACGGTAATAAGGATCCACATACCCTCGCTTTATTAAAATAG
- a CDS encoding TrlF family AAA-like ATPase has product MSANNRKFPKGSEWRKWDLHVHTPYSLVEGFTGTTIDEKWENFIKDLEDLPEEFQVIGINDYLFIDGYKKILEYRRAGRLKNIQTILPVVEFRVKKFAGHKDFKRINFHVIFSDELTPEIIESQFLNSLTSKYHLTPGINGIRWNGVVTKESLEDLGAAIKQSVSPEQLAKYGSDLQEGFNNLNLDEEDIFKVLKENTYLKGKSLTAIGKTEWESLSWSDQSIAEKKDVINKVDLVFISSETVEACHNAKKKLTEQLVNNLLLDCSDAHYNSTNISIKDRIGKCFTWIKADPTFNGLKQIVHEPDTRIIIRDIRPDTKTDYNVLDKVRFVGVKDDFFGNDVIELNPNLNVIIGGKSSGKSLLLFHTAKTVDPVQVKEKLGIVGEKEYDLKSRLSDFDFEVHWKDGHIDLLSADPDTRTRQITYVPQMYINHLAEQKGEKKLGELIESILLQNPNFKTFYEDKTEIIQNLNLEIANDINEIFIIKENYQQAHKEHKAIGDKTAITSNIASIQKDISDLKSKSGFSDIEVKQYERLVKRKQISGNNLERLNNYLGTVDDYLETIVQLKTDANDTIDNFAINEADFDGDISATKFVSTNKELDKKTSEDAFKLIEAKYVSIKADIRKIINRKVEALAGIEKEFEPFNTKIKSQEQLKTLNQRMEQDQNKIKSLDEKAKQMQKIADAGKLKKEQILNNSDNVFKSYQEILNEIKKPELAKIGTDLKLDVNLEIDLPSFQNGFCSLLDGRSNFNVIFGNSFNASNEYVYEEGTHQSNLKAIYEKVWFHEKNNIKFKAGFGPKQAISQLLKDNFKFKYNILYNGDDILQMSPGKRGLVLMQIILHLSNAEHPILIDQPEDNLDNRTIYNDLNAFIKEKKIKRQIILVTHNANLVVSTDAEQVIIANQNGQDKGKTNEKYQFEYASGSLENTFKDSNQDGILNQMGIREHVCDILEGGEVAFQYRERKYGFKN; this is encoded by the coding sequence ATGAGCGCTAACAATAGAAAATTTCCAAAAGGGTCAGAATGGAGAAAATGGGATTTACACGTCCACACACCATATTCTCTCGTCGAAGGTTTTACCGGAACTACTATTGATGAAAAGTGGGAAAATTTCATCAAAGACTTAGAAGATCTCCCCGAAGAATTTCAGGTGATAGGTATTAATGATTATCTATTTATTGATGGCTACAAAAAAATCTTGGAATATCGTCGAGCTGGCCGGTTAAAAAACATTCAGACTATATTACCAGTCGTCGAATTTCGGGTGAAAAAGTTTGCCGGGCATAAAGATTTTAAAAGAATAAATTTTCATGTAATATTTTCAGACGAACTGACTCCTGAAATAATTGAAAGCCAGTTTCTAAACAGCTTAACCTCTAAATACCACCTTACTCCTGGTATCAATGGAATACGATGGAACGGTGTTGTAACTAAGGAAAGTCTAGAAGATTTAGGCGCCGCAATAAAACAAAGTGTATCTCCTGAGCAATTAGCAAAGTACGGCAGCGATTTGCAGGAGGGCTTTAACAATTTAAACTTGGATGAGGAAGATATTTTCAAGGTACTTAAAGAAAATACTTATCTAAAAGGCAAATCATTAACTGCCATAGGAAAAACAGAATGGGAAAGCCTTTCATGGAGTGACCAAAGTATAGCTGAAAAGAAAGACGTAATAAACAAGGTTGATCTCGTATTTATATCCTCGGAGACTGTTGAAGCTTGCCATAATGCAAAGAAAAAGCTAACAGAACAATTGGTTAATAATCTTCTGCTTGATTGTAGTGATGCTCATTATAATTCCACTAACATCTCTATTAAAGATAGAATTGGTAAGTGTTTCACCTGGATTAAAGCAGATCCAACATTTAATGGCCTCAAGCAAATTGTACATGAGCCGGATACTCGTATAATCATCCGGGACATACGACCTGACACTAAAACGGATTATAATGTTTTAGATAAAGTGAGATTTGTTGGCGTAAAAGATGATTTTTTTGGTAATGATGTTATTGAACTCAACCCTAATTTGAACGTAATTATCGGTGGAAAATCATCAGGTAAATCTTTACTGTTATTTCATACTGCTAAAACTGTCGATCCTGTTCAGGTAAAAGAGAAGTTAGGCATTGTTGGTGAGAAAGAATACGATTTGAAGTCAAGGCTTTCTGATTTTGATTTTGAGGTTCATTGGAAAGATGGCCATATAGACCTGCTGTCAGCAGATCCAGACACAAGAACGCGGCAAATTACCTACGTTCCGCAGATGTATATCAACCATCTGGCAGAACAAAAAGGCGAAAAGAAATTAGGTGAATTGATAGAAAGCATATTACTACAGAACCCCAATTTCAAGACCTTTTATGAGGATAAAACTGAAATCATCCAAAATCTAAACTTAGAAATTGCCAATGATATAAATGAAATTTTTATCATAAAGGAAAATTATCAGCAAGCCCACAAGGAGCATAAAGCTATAGGGGACAAAACAGCTATTACTTCAAATATTGCTTCGATACAAAAGGACATTTCAGATCTTAAAAGTAAATCAGGTTTTTCAGACATCGAGGTGAAGCAATATGAACGTCTGGTAAAGAGGAAACAAATATCAGGTAATAATCTTGAACGGCTAAATAATTATCTCGGAACAGTCGACGATTATCTTGAGACGATTGTGCAACTTAAAACTGATGCTAACGACACGATTGACAACTTCGCAATTAATGAAGCAGATTTTGATGGAGATATATCTGCTACAAAATTTGTTTCAACCAACAAAGAATTGGACAAAAAAACGAGTGAAGATGCTTTTAAATTAATTGAAGCAAAATATGTATCAATAAAAGCGGACATACGAAAGATTATCAATAGAAAAGTTGAAGCATTGGCAGGCATCGAAAAGGAATTTGAACCATTTAATACAAAAATAAAAAGCCAAGAGCAGCTGAAGACTTTGAATCAACGAATGGAGCAAGATCAGAATAAGATCAAGTCACTGGATGAAAAAGCAAAGCAAATGCAAAAAATTGCTGATGCAGGAAAGTTGAAGAAAGAACAAATTTTAAATAATTCGGATAATGTATTTAAATCTTATCAGGAAATTTTAAATGAAATTAAGAAGCCAGAATTAGCCAAGATCGGAACGGATTTAAAGCTTGATGTAAATTTGGAAATCGACTTACCTTCATTTCAAAATGGCTTTTGTAGCTTGCTCGATGGACGGTCTAATTTTAACGTAATCTTTGGAAACAGTTTTAATGCCAGTAATGAATATGTTTACGAAGAAGGCACGCATCAGTCAAACCTAAAGGCTATTTATGAAAAGGTGTGGTTTCATGAGAAAAACAATATAAAGTTCAAAGCAGGATTCGGCCCGAAGCAAGCAATTTCTCAACTGCTTAAGGACAACTTTAAGTTTAAATACAATATTCTTTACAATGGCGATGATATTCTGCAAATGTCGCCAGGTAAGAGAGGGCTTGTTTTGATGCAAATCATATTACATTTAAGTAATGCTGAACATCCAATCCTAATAGATCAACCAGAAGATAATCTTGACAATAGGACTATTTACAATGATCTTAATGCTTTTATAAAGGAAAAAAAGATTAAAAGACAAATTATTTTAGTCACCCATAATGCAAACCTGGTAGTATCTACTGACGCTGAACAGGTTATTATTGCGAATCAGAACGGACAAGATAAAGGTAAGACTAACGAAAAATATCAATTTGAGTACGCTTCCGGTTCGCTTGAAAACACTTTTAAAGACTCTAACCAAGATGGTATACTAAACCAAATGGGTATTCGTGAACATGTTTGTGATATTCTTGAAGGTGGTGAAGTAGCATTTCAATATCGTGAAAGAAAATATGGCTTTAAAAATTAA
- a CDS encoding GNAT family protein encodes MEPFTSKKNKIKMTDQVIAQIVKAMNRPDKTIFIAEQPIATNVHYGLVWDDLNYKRPGDISPKQFYFIGNGKGKYIGAVYDMIGDLHWYIEPRSRKKGYLGKALKEAILPHLSRSRRKQRITIEKDMIGALNFEASLRVAKKSGFRLKGKEADKIELTQNLIPYKKIPMAIKNEGMEFQRMVELKLKMSDVVQNLWNIQAELEAKLGRTYYTRQLAGFVKELSGYRRLKLDDALYDFNETQARRARVLQAKS; translated from the coding sequence ATGGAGCCATTTACGAGCAAAAAAAACAAAATTAAGATGACTGACCAGGTTATAGCCCAGATTGTCAAGGCCATGAATAGGCCGGACAAAACAATATTTATTGCCGAACAACCGATAGCTACAAACGTGCATTATGGCCTGGTTTGGGATGATCTCAACTATAAGCGACCAGGTGATATTTCGCCAAAGCAGTTTTATTTTATAGGGAACGGAAAAGGAAAGTATATTGGTGCAGTTTACGATATGATAGGTGATCTCCATTGGTATATCGAACCGCGCAGCAGGAAAAAGGGCTATTTAGGAAAAGCATTGAAAGAAGCCATTCTACCTCATCTGTCACGCAGCCGCAGAAAGCAAAGGATTACGATAGAAAAGGACATGATCGGAGCGTTGAATTTTGAAGCGTCGCTCCGTGTCGCAAAAAAATCAGGCTTCAGACTGAAAGGAAAAGAGGCTGATAAGATCGAGTTAACGCAGAATCTAATTCCTTATAAAAAAATCCCGATGGCTATCAAAAACGAGGGGATGGAATTTCAAAGAATGGTTGAACTAAAACTAAAAATGAGCGATGTAGTTCAGAATTTGTGGAACATTCAAGCAGAGCTGGAGGCAAAGCTGGGGAGAACATACTATACACGCCAATTGGCTGGATTTGTAAAGGAACTTAGCGGTTACCGACGTTTAAAATTGGACGATGCTTTATATGACTTTAATGAGACACAAGCTCGCAGAGCGCGCGTCTTACAGGCTAAGTCCTAG
- a CDS encoding DUF932 domain-containing protein encodes MAHNINFNEQTGKRSFFSVKEKAWHGLGQIVEEYPTSKEALQFAGLDFQVEKWPLFAYDPKGLSSDEQHIANRFATVRTDNNTVLGVVGNDYSIVQNTDAFSFFDAIVSGDGMQYETAGALGNGERIFITAKLPGYIKVGSDDFIEKYLFLTTSHDGSGSITAAFTPVRIVCQNTLGAALRNSSNTIKIRHTANVEDRLKEAHKVMGISNKMADELDGIFNQWSKVRITDKEVMKLIQQAMAPSKDVLKSLKTGEELSTVFKNICDNAFMYAMASPTQQTETTKGTLFGAYNAITGYFQNVKEYKDDEAKVKSIIGGTGQLRTQAAFDLCLGYAKDGANALS; translated from the coding sequence ATGGCACACAACATCAATTTTAACGAGCAAACAGGCAAACGCAGTTTTTTCAGCGTAAAGGAAAAAGCATGGCACGGATTAGGGCAGATCGTAGAAGAATACCCTACAAGTAAGGAAGCATTGCAGTTCGCAGGACTTGACTTTCAGGTGGAAAAATGGCCCTTATTCGCCTACGACCCTAAAGGGTTATCGTCTGATGAACAGCATATCGCAAACCGATTTGCTACCGTACGCACCGATAACAATACCGTTTTGGGCGTGGTGGGCAACGACTACAGTATCGTACAAAACACTGATGCATTCAGCTTTTTTGATGCCATCGTTAGCGGCGACGGAATGCAATACGAAACCGCGGGGGCTTTAGGAAACGGTGAACGCATCTTTATCACCGCCAAATTACCCGGCTATATCAAAGTAGGCAGCGACGATTTTATTGAGAAATATCTTTTCCTGACCACTTCGCACGATGGATCGGGCAGTATCACCGCAGCGTTCACCCCGGTAAGGATCGTTTGCCAGAATACCCTCGGGGCTGCGCTCCGTAACAGCTCCAATACGATCAAGATCAGGCATACCGCCAATGTTGAGGACAGGCTGAAGGAAGCCCACAAGGTTATGGGTATCTCTAACAAAATGGCCGATGAACTGGACGGTATTTTTAATCAATGGTCTAAAGTACGCATTACCGACAAGGAGGTAATGAAACTCATTCAACAGGCAATGGCACCAAGCAAGGATGTTTTAAAGAGCCTCAAAACAGGTGAAGAACTTTCGACCGTGTTCAAAAACATCTGCGATAACGCATTTATGTACGCTATGGCAAGCCCGACCCAACAGACTGAAACCACCAAAGGCACTTTGTTCGGTGCATACAATGCCATCACTGGCTATTTCCAAAACGTCAAGGAATACAAGGACGATGAAGCCAAAGTGAAATCCATCATCGGTGGTACAGGTCAGTTACGCACACAAGCTGCATTTGACCTCTGCCTCGGCTATGCCAAAGACGGTGCGAATGCTTTGAGCTAA
- a CDS encoding helix-turn-helix transcriptional regulator, protein MLSEQHKETLIKFGKHLQALRKKQNLSLRKLALNCNIDHADIKKYENGEYNLTLISLTELAKGLNVPLKELMDY, encoded by the coding sequence ATGCTAAGCGAACAACATAAGGAAACTCTTATTAAATTTGGAAAACATCTCCAAGCGCTTCGCAAAAAACAAAACCTATCTCTGCGGAAACTCGCACTTAATTGCAACATCGATCACGCTGACATTAAAAAGTATGAGAACGGTGAATATAATCTTACTCTAATATCTCTTACTGAATTGGCGAAGGGGCTGAATGTGCCCCTTAAGGAACTGATGGATTACTAA
- a CDS encoding protein kinase: MKRIGSYRTIKTLGKGGNGIVYEVALGKDRFALKTLKDFSRTSSYARFSDEIAALKQLGPIPGVVTLLDAYIPENPRKQDLPYYTMPIGIPFEKKLAGKDDEHLFKAFLKIAKAVADLHEKGFTHRDIKPNNMMFIGEDPVITDFGLVSFPDKTPRSGNNEKIGPAWTIAPEMQRTSSTAEFKKADVYSMAKTLWILITRKPFGFEGQYIPKSNISLENFVELMINKMTNAGQFYYHSTVILDLLLKESTDNDPAKRPTAQEFHDLLELWLSSNDNFKVRNPFEWEDALNAIFPHGIPIHCEWTDPWQILKVLEVLTNYDNLNHFFFPTGGGDDMESIQYNEVSEIFILNGDDLIKIEKLIFKSLGNAEWSYFRIVIAETEPYTKKHEDGEEEYIADHNFQFAGLLYDEEGEINREVEGVQVRRFLKGSFIVVQKTSGINKLRGYYKGEFMDGYTKFHDKFSYDEYHEALGLVM, translated from the coding sequence ATGAAAAGAATAGGTAGTTACAGAACAATTAAAACACTTGGAAAAGGCGGCAATGGAATAGTTTATGAAGTCGCTTTGGGAAAAGACAGATTTGCCTTAAAAACATTAAAAGACTTTTCTAGAACTTCATCATACGCGAGATTTAGCGATGAGATAGCGGCATTAAAGCAGCTGGGACCTATTCCTGGCGTAGTGACTCTGCTGGATGCATACATTCCCGAAAATCCACGCAAACAGGATTTACCCTATTACACTATGCCTATTGGTATCCCCTTTGAAAAAAAGTTAGCGGGGAAAGATGATGAGCATTTGTTTAAAGCATTTCTAAAAATCGCCAAAGCCGTTGCGGATTTGCACGAAAAGGGATTTACTCATCGGGATATCAAACCGAATAATATGATGTTTATAGGAGAGGATCCTGTAATTACAGATTTTGGGTTAGTCAGTTTCCCGGATAAAACCCCGCGATCGGGTAATAACGAGAAGATTGGTCCGGCGTGGACCATAGCGCCTGAAATGCAGCGTACATCATCTACCGCTGAATTCAAGAAAGCAGATGTTTATTCAATGGCGAAAACGCTCTGGATATTAATTACCCGTAAACCCTTCGGCTTTGAAGGCCAGTATATCCCCAAAAGCAATATCTCCCTTGAAAACTTTGTCGAATTGATGATCAATAAAATGACAAATGCTGGTCAGTTTTATTACCACTCAACAGTTATTTTGGATCTATTGCTTAAAGAATCTACTGATAATGATCCGGCAAAGCGACCCACCGCTCAGGAATTCCATGATCTTTTAGAACTCTGGCTAAGCTCAAACGATAATTTTAAAGTGCGAAATCCTTTTGAGTGGGAGGACGCTTTAAACGCCATATTTCCACACGGTATACCCATTCATTGTGAATGGACCGATCCGTGGCAGATACTAAAGGTATTGGAAGTGCTAACAAATTATGACAACCTGAATCATTTTTTCTTTCCTACCGGTGGTGGCGATGATATGGAAAGTATACAGTATAACGAAGTAAGCGAAATATTCATTTTGAATGGCGATGATCTGATAAAAATTGAGAAACTGATATTTAAAAGCCTAGGTAATGCGGAGTGGTCATATTTTCGGATAGTAATCGCAGAAACGGAGCCATACACCAAAAAACATGAAGATGGAGAAGAAGAATATATTGCAGACCATAATTTCCAGTTTGCCGGCTTACTTTACGATGAGGAAGGTGAGATTAATCGCGAGGTAGAAGGGGTACAGGTACGAAGATTTTTAAAGGGCAGCTTCATTGTTGTCCAGAAAACTTCGGGTATAAACAAATTACGCGGATATTACAAAGGAGAATTCATGGACGGTTACACAAAATTTCATGATAAATTTTCGTACGATGAATATCACGAAGCGTTAGGATTAGTGATGTGA